A genomic stretch from Penaeus vannamei isolate JL-2024 chromosome 6, ASM4276789v1, whole genome shotgun sequence includes:
- the LOC138861978 gene encoding uncharacterized protein, whose product MVVVVDEVEIVVVAEVAVAMSVLALAIGSSSDASDGSSSNSRCSTSNSSSNASLAVKFRNLAGILAHKRETTKDLKNYRPISLFVSVIYKMMMKVITTRISDTLDANQPKRTGRDPQWILSNRPYPHPYPFKEEIEDRKPLCMTFVDYEKTFDTV is encoded by the exons ATGGTAGTTGTAGTAGACGAAGTAgaaatagtagtggtagcagaagtagcagtagcGATGTCAGTGCTAGCATTAGCAATAGGTAGTTCTAGTGATGCCAGTGatggtagcagcagtaatagcagatgtagtactagtaatagcagcagca ATGCCTCACTGGCGGTAAAATTCAGAAACCTTGCAGGTATTTTAGCGCATAAAAGGGAGACAACAAAGGATCTAAAGAATTACCGGCCCATAAGCCTCTTCGTATCAGTTATctacaaaatgatgatgaaagttatCACAACTCGGATCTCTGACACCCTGGATGCTAACCAGCctaaaagaacaggaagagatccgcagtggattctcagcAACAGACCATATCCACACCCTTACCCATTCAAGGAAGAAATCGAagataggaaacccctgtgtatgacTTTTGTTGATTACGAAAAGACATTCGACACTGTAtaa